A part of Paenibacillus donghaensis genomic DNA contains:
- a CDS encoding HAMP domain-containing sensor histidine kinase, protein MIKTLYVRIICTFLAIIIFSLLSSFFIGYFLFKKEINHTGQNDMLAAGEDMIRLYEQTRPVDRDAFITRMVNISSYPVHMYDASGHVIIYGLQNMNNVSIPPEAVRQVLRGQYYRSPGGAEQMFIGLPFPFEGEPHAMFLQFSPENENVLNRMMLLILLLGLLIGSLCILIATRYLVKPIQALTQATKRLAKGDFNVEIHTKRADEMGALTQSFNEMSSELKQLEQMRQDFVSNISHEIQTPLTSISGFALAMKNSSLVAENDRDYYLDIIIAESGRLSRLSDNLLKLASLDSEHHPFEAITYNLNEQIRQIVVTCEPQWSAKGIRIDLEWADSVKITADRDQLNQVWMNLLGNGIKFTPVGGHIEIRITHSVNEIVVAITDSGIGIAPEQLDYVFERFYKTDLSRNRNIGGNGLGLAIAKKIVTLHQGSIEMKSQVGQGTTVVVHLPVR, encoded by the coding sequence ATGATCAAAACCTTATACGTCCGTATCATCTGCACATTTCTGGCCATCATTATCTTTAGCCTGCTGTCCTCATTCTTCATTGGGTACTTTCTGTTCAAGAAGGAAATAAACCATACAGGACAGAACGACATGCTTGCGGCAGGAGAGGATATGATACGTCTCTATGAACAAACCAGACCCGTTGATCGGGATGCATTCATAACACGTATGGTAAATATATCCTCCTATCCGGTTCATATGTATGACGCTTCCGGCCATGTGATAATCTATGGCTTACAAAATATGAATAACGTCAGCATACCACCGGAAGCGGTTCGGCAAGTACTGCGGGGACAATATTATCGTTCTCCCGGTGGGGCAGAACAAATGTTCATCGGTCTTCCCTTTCCATTCGAAGGGGAGCCGCATGCCATGTTTTTGCAATTTTCCCCGGAGAACGAAAATGTCCTTAATCGGATGATGCTGCTCATATTGCTGCTTGGCCTGTTGATTGGAAGCCTATGTATACTCATCGCGACCCGGTATTTGGTGAAACCCATCCAAGCCTTGACACAAGCGACCAAACGACTTGCAAAGGGCGATTTCAACGTAGAGATACACACGAAACGCGCGGATGAAATGGGGGCCTTGACTCAGAGCTTTAACGAAATGTCGAGTGAACTTAAACAATTGGAGCAGATGAGACAGGATTTCGTATCCAACATCTCTCACGAAATTCAAACCCCGCTAACGTCTATTTCCGGTTTTGCTCTGGCCATGAAAAACAGCAGCCTGGTAGCGGAGAACGACCGGGATTATTATCTGGATATCATTATCGCGGAGAGTGGACGACTATCCAGGCTTAGTGATAATTTGCTGAAGCTCGCTTCTCTGGATTCGGAGCATCATCCATTTGAAGCGATTACGTATAACCTCAACGAGCAAATCAGGCAAATCGTCGTTACTTGCGAACCCCAATGGTCGGCCAAGGGCATTCGCATCGATTTAGAATGGGCTGATTCAGTCAAAATCACGGCAGATCGAGACCAGCTTAATCAAGTATGGATGAATTTACTCGGCAACGGCATCAAGTTTACCCCCGTGGGCGGGCATATCGAAATACGAATTACCCATTCGGTGAATGAAATTGTCGTCGCGATAACCGATTCGGGGATCGGAATAGCGCCGGAGCAGCTCGATTATGTTTTCGAGCGGTTTTACAAAACAGACCTGTCGCGCAACCGCAATATTGGCGGTAATGGCCTAGGACTTGCCATCGCTAAGAAAATTGTGACTCTTCATCAGGGAAGCATCGAAATGAAAAGTCAGGTAGGCCAAGGTACGACTGTGGTTGTTCATTTGCCTGTTCGCTAA
- a CDS encoding response regulator transcription factor produces the protein MAKILIADDDALIRELITLFLRKEGFEILEARDGAEALAIVENSRVDLVILDIMMPQLDGWELCREIRRLDSNIPLLMVTAKGESGHKVKGFQLGTDDYVTKPFDPLELVMRVKALLKRYMIVSSQTIQLGGIVLNRRGFQVIRGEETLNLPLKEFELLFRLASQPGQIHTREQLISHIWGESYEGDDRTVDVHIKRLREKFAGDARHFQIETARSLGYRLVIT, from the coding sequence ATGGCCAAAATCCTTATTGCGGATGACGATGCGCTCATTCGCGAGCTGATTACCTTATTTTTGCGGAAAGAAGGATTCGAGATATTGGAGGCAAGAGATGGTGCGGAAGCGCTGGCGATTGTGGAGAATTCTCGCGTGGATTTGGTTATCCTCGACATCATGATGCCCCAATTAGACGGCTGGGAGTTGTGCAGGGAGATCAGGCGTTTAGATTCGAATATCCCGCTCTTGATGGTCACAGCCAAGGGAGAATCGGGGCATAAGGTGAAGGGATTTCAGCTTGGAACGGACGATTATGTAACGAAGCCATTCGATCCGCTGGAGCTTGTGATGAGAGTGAAAGCGTTGCTGAAACGTTATATGATTGTCTCTTCACAGACCATACAACTGGGCGGTATCGTATTGAATCGACGTGGCTTTCAAGTGATTCGCGGAGAGGAGACGCTTAATCTTCCGTTGAAGGAGTTCGAGCTGCTGTTCAGGCTAGCCAGCCAGCCGGGGCAGATCCATACCCGGGAACAGCTGATCTCGCATATTTGGGGGGAAAGCTACGAAGGCGATGACCGAACCGTCGATGTTCACATTAAGCGGCTAAGAGAAAAGTTCGCCGGCGATGCACGGCATTTCCAAATTGAAACGGCCCGTAGTCTGGGGTACCGGTTAGTAATTACATGA
- a CDS encoding serine hydrolase domain-containing protein, which translates to MSSFIRKIACAITLLALLVATVGSSLLGTLTPASAASPSSISPAAKPEGTAAGLNDTVQLTAFIDGIMKGHMDTFKIPGAVISIVKDGEVQLAKGYGHSNVEEGTPVDPETSLFRIASTTKLFTWTAVMQLVEQGKLDLDADINTYLKTVKIPKTYPQPITMRHLMTHTAGFEEGGVGYQITTDPKKLPGSISETLAKHMPARVRPPGEMMAYSNYGASLAGLIVEEVSGIAYNDFIQQNIFDPLEMKYATVQEPVPASLEPYAVLGYARENGQFATRPPTFEGGFRPAGSGSVSAKDMAHFMIAHLQDGRYGDRQILEPKTAQLMHSPAFVFNKLLPAMDLGFYELNMNGLRVITHGGSDELFNTGLYLVPDKQIGIFVSYSGGDGGTAAAGLTQAFFDRYFPLQEVKLSPPPAVIGDSLQKYAGSYQFTRRNHSDIDKFFNFLVKINITISDNQLSVGSGADQQVYAPIGPDVFREVGGTNQMAFRTDASGKVTYLFLDELSPMPLEPTPLIDQTGFWFPLLGISAFLFVTVLTGFAYRRRDIKAMPQAQKWAARLSAATAAWALITAVATFVVVLNMGLIDRLSRVTQSLNLYLFMPIILVGLTVAIMAVSVMVWKNKYWSVLKRVYYTLVALSAVVMSLFFYHWNLLGWQFG; encoded by the coding sequence ATGTCATCGTTTATTAGGAAAATAGCTTGCGCAATAACTTTACTGGCGTTACTGGTCGCTACGGTGGGGTCGAGTTTGTTAGGAACTCTGACGCCCGCATCGGCAGCGTCTCCCTCTTCTATATCGCCAGCCGCTAAACCGGAGGGAACAGCGGCGGGTTTGAACGATACCGTTCAGCTAACAGCATTCATTGATGGTATTATGAAAGGGCATATGGATACTTTTAAAATTCCAGGTGCGGTTATCTCGATCGTCAAGGATGGGGAGGTCCAGCTCGCCAAGGGTTATGGACACTCCAATGTTGAAGAAGGCACGCCAGTCGACCCCGAGACCAGCCTATTTCGGATCGCTTCGACCACGAAGTTGTTTACTTGGACGGCAGTAATGCAATTGGTTGAGCAGGGTAAGCTCGATCTCGATGCTGACATCAACACTTATTTAAAAACGGTGAAAATACCAAAAACCTATCCACAGCCGATTACTATGCGTCATCTCATGACCCATACCGCCGGGTTCGAAGAGGGCGGTGTCGGCTATCAAATTACCACGGATCCTAAGAAGCTGCCGGGTTCGATTTCTGAAACTCTTGCCAAGCATATGCCGGCGCGGGTTAGGCCTCCAGGCGAGATGATGGCTTATTCCAACTACGGCGCTTCGTTGGCAGGACTAATCGTCGAGGAAGTTAGCGGAATTGCGTATAATGACTTTATACAGCAAAACATCTTCGATCCGCTCGAAATGAAATATGCCACGGTTCAGGAGCCTGTTCCGGCGTCGTTAGAGCCCTACGCAGTGCTCGGATACGCCAGGGAGAACGGCCAATTCGCAACCAGGCCGCCTACCTTCGAAGGAGGATTCCGCCCCGCAGGATCAGGATCCGTCTCAGCGAAGGATATGGCTCATTTCATGATTGCCCATCTTCAGGATGGACGTTATGGAGATAGACAAATTCTTGAACCGAAAACTGCCCAATTAATGCATTCGCCAGCTTTCGTATTTAACAAGCTTTTACCGGCAATGGACCTTGGCTTTTACGAGCTGAACATGAACGGACTGCGCGTTATTACCCATGGAGGCTCCGACGAGCTATTCAATACGGGGCTTTATCTTGTACCCGACAAACAAATCGGCATTTTCGTTTCCTATAGCGGCGGTGATGGCGGAACAGCAGCAGCAGGGCTGACGCAGGCCTTTTTCGATCGTTACTTTCCTCTGCAGGAGGTCAAACTATCTCCTCCGCCCGCCGTTATTGGGGATTCCTTGCAAAAATACGCGGGTTCTTATCAATTCACGCGCCGTAACCACAGCGATATAGATAAGTTTTTCAACTTTCTGGTCAAGATTAACATTACTATTTCCGATAATCAACTATCTGTTGGAAGCGGAGCGGATCAGCAAGTATACGCTCCAATCGGCCCTGATGTATTCCGCGAAGTCGGAGGCACGAATCAGATGGCCTTCCGCACCGATGCATCGGGAAAGGTCACTTATCTGTTTCTTGATGAGCTTAGTCCGATGCCGCTTGAACCCACGCCTCTGATAGATCAAACCGGGTTCTGGTTTCCCTTGCTTGGCATCTCGGCATTTCTATTTGTCACCGTATTGACTGGATTCGCTTATCGTAGACGTGATATCAAAGCCATGCCCCAAGCGCAGAAGTGGGCAGCTCGGCTGTCGGCGGCTACCGCCGCTTGGGCGCTAATAACGGCGGTCGCGACGTTCGTCGTGGTGTTGAACATGGGTCTGATTGATCGGCTTAGCCGCGTTACGCAATCGTTAAATCTCTATCTGTTCATGCCCATCATACTTGTGGGATTGACCGTGGCGATAATGGCGGTATCCGTAATGGTATGGAAAAACAAATATTGGAGCGTGCTGAAACGCGTGTATTATACCCTCGTGGCGCTATCGGCAGTGGTGATGAGTTTATTCTTTTATCACTGGAATCTATTGGGATGGCAATTTGGTTGA
- a CDS encoding alpha-L-rhamnosidase, translating to MLTVQQLCTEYKENPLGLGVLHPRISWQLHSDQRDVMQQAYEIQVSTEPGFLSLLWTSGKVDSDQSNHVELKKLRVQSRQRYYVRVKVWDTQNRVSEWSDAAFWEMGLLEVKDWSAEWISAPLSELDIDAEQCPLLRRNFKVDRPLARARIYVTSLGLYELELNGSRVGDSVLTPGWTSYDHRLQVQTYDVTELVAVGDNAVGSWLGNGWFKGNLGWDQRKHIYGNRTALLLQLHLTYEDGKEEIMVTDQHWKAAKGPILMSELYHGETYDARLELSGYSKAEYDDHTWVSAERISHSKDILIAQENVPVRRIEQIKAQRLFATPAGETVIDFGQNMVGWVHSRVEGEQGREVKLLHAEVLDAEGNFYTDNLRNAKQTVTYILKGGGRESFEPRFTFQGFRYVQLIGFPGNVSLEDFTGVVLHSDMEQTGSFTCSDPLINQLQHNILWGQKGNFVDVPTDCPQRDERLGWTGDAQMFIRTSAYLMNVAPFFTKWLKDLSADQLDHGGVPFVIPNVLEENQHSSAAWGDAAVICPWVIYQCYGDTRILEQQYPSMQNWVEYIRKQGDNELLWNTGFHFGDWLGLDSKPDSYIGATDRDLIATAFYAYSVMLLRKTAEVLGHTGDAARYSELHRQIKQAFNEEFVTPLGRLSVPTQTACVLALMFDLVEEPARTRTVAKLLELLEESEYHLTTGFVGTPYLNLVLSQAGHHDAAYKLLLQTDYPSWLYQVTKGATTIWEHWDGIKEDGSFWSKNMNSFNHYAYGAVGDWLYRYVAGIELDEEFPGYKKFRIEPHPGGGLTSAKGELESRYGRIISEWKLNSEQMEVLVSIPPNSSATVYLPQATLTDVLESGLPLEQSIGVHSLEQLENAVKVGLGSGDYVFRYS from the coding sequence ATGTTAACTGTACAACAACTGTGCACAGAATATAAGGAAAATCCGCTGGGATTGGGTGTTCTCCATCCAAGAATCAGCTGGCAGCTTCATTCGGATCAAAGAGATGTGATGCAGCAGGCGTATGAGATTCAGGTGTCTACGGAACCCGGATTCCTAAGTCTGCTATGGACGTCGGGTAAAGTAGACTCGGATCAATCCAATCATGTGGAATTGAAGAAGCTTAGGGTGCAATCGAGGCAACGTTATTATGTTCGCGTTAAGGTATGGGACACACAGAACCGTGTCTCGGAATGGTCGGACGCTGCTTTTTGGGAAATGGGGCTATTGGAGGTCAAGGATTGGAGTGCCGAATGGATTAGCGCCCCGCTCTCGGAGCTGGACATCGATGCCGAACAGTGTCCGCTGCTACGCCGGAACTTTAAGGTAGACAGACCGCTCGCGAGAGCCAGAATCTATGTGACCAGTCTGGGACTATATGAGCTTGAATTGAATGGCTCCAGGGTGGGCGACAGCGTCCTGACTCCGGGCTGGACCAGTTACGACCATCGTTTGCAGGTGCAGACCTATGATGTCACGGAGCTGGTGGCGGTTGGGGATAATGCCGTGGGCTCCTGGTTAGGGAATGGCTGGTTCAAAGGGAATTTGGGCTGGGATCAGCGGAAGCATATTTATGGCAATCGCACAGCCTTGCTCTTGCAGCTTCATCTTACCTATGAAGATGGGAAAGAGGAGATCATGGTTACGGATCAGCACTGGAAGGCAGCCAAAGGGCCTATTCTCATGTCTGAACTGTATCATGGCGAGACCTATGATGCCCGTTTGGAATTGTCCGGCTATAGTAAGGCCGAATATGACGACCACACCTGGGTCAGTGCCGAGAGGATCTCTCACAGCAAAGATATCCTGATCGCGCAGGAGAATGTTCCTGTCCGACGTATAGAGCAAATTAAAGCACAACGTTTATTTGCAACACCGGCGGGGGAGACAGTGATCGACTTTGGGCAGAACATGGTCGGATGGGTTCATTCTAGGGTGGAAGGGGAGCAAGGGCGTGAAGTGAAGCTGCTCCATGCCGAAGTGCTGGATGCCGAGGGGAATTTCTATACGGACAATCTGAGAAACGCCAAGCAGACGGTGACTTATATTCTAAAAGGCGGGGGGCGGGAAAGCTTTGAGCCGAGATTTACTTTCCAAGGCTTTCGTTATGTGCAGCTGATTGGGTTCCCCGGGAACGTGTCGCTGGAAGACTTCACAGGTGTTGTGCTTCACTCGGATATGGAGCAGACTGGCTCCTTTACCTGTTCAGATCCGCTGATTAACCAATTGCAGCACAATATTTTATGGGGGCAAAAAGGTAACTTTGTCGATGTTCCTACGGACTGTCCGCAGCGGGATGAGCGGCTTGGTTGGACAGGGGATGCCCAGATGTTCATCCGCACCTCTGCGTATCTGATGAATGTGGCGCCTTTTTTTACCAAATGGCTAAAGGATCTGTCTGCCGATCAACTCGATCATGGCGGTGTGCCGTTTGTGATTCCAAATGTGCTGGAGGAGAACCAGCATTCTTCCGCAGCCTGGGGAGACGCGGCCGTGATTTGCCCTTGGGTGATTTATCAATGTTATGGAGACACACGTATTCTGGAGCAGCAGTATCCAAGCATGCAGAACTGGGTGGAGTATATCCGCAAGCAGGGGGATAATGAATTACTGTGGAATACGGGCTTTCATTTCGGGGACTGGCTTGGCCTCGATTCGAAACCTGACAGCTATATTGGAGCTACGGATCGGGATTTGATCGCGACTGCTTTTTACGCCTATTCGGTGATGCTGCTGCGGAAGACGGCAGAGGTGCTTGGACACACCGGGGATGCGGCGCGGTACTCGGAGCTGCACAGGCAGATCAAACAAGCTTTTAACGAAGAGTTTGTAACCCCTTTAGGACGCTTATCCGTTCCCACGCAAACCGCTTGCGTGCTGGCCTTAATGTTCGATTTGGTGGAGGAACCGGCCCGTACACGCACCGTTGCCAAACTTCTGGAACTGCTGGAGGAGAGTGAATACCATCTGACGACAGGGTTCGTAGGTACGCCTTACCTGAATCTGGTCTTAAGCCAAGCCGGGCATCATGACGCGGCATACAAGCTGCTGCTGCAAACCGATTACCCATCCTGGCTCTACCAGGTGACCAAGGGAGCCACGACGATTTGGGAGCATTGGGACGGCATCAAGGAGGACGGAAGCTTCTGGAGCAAGAATATGAACTCTTTTAACCATTATGCTTATGGCGCAGTTGGCGATTGGTTGTACCGTTATGTGGCCGGGATTGAGCTGGATGAAGAGTTCCCAGGGTATAAGAAGTTTCGGATTGAACCCCATCCGGGTGGAGGGCTGACCTCAGCCAAGGGGGAACTGGAATCCAGGTATGGAAGGATTATTTCGGAGTGGAAGCTGAATTCTGAGCAGATGGAAGTGCTGGTTTCTATTCCTCCCAACTCGTCTGCTACTGTCTATCTGCCGCAAGCCACGCTCACGGATGTTCTTGAAAGTGGCTTGCCACTGGAGCAGAGTATTGGTGTTCATTCCTTGGAACAATTGGAGAATGCAGTGAAGGTAGGGTTAGGCTCTGGGGATTATGTATTTAGATATTCATAG
- a CDS encoding AraC family transcriptional regulator: MKPSTDTLSGEYFFTDNLFLYINRVTESYQLGLHSHDFIEFAFVVEGKGFHYMEDEVQAAYKGQLYFIPVGVSHVFRPSSSDPLKEPLVVYNCVFTPQLLDGLSPVILDPPLSSHLNQLREQRIPFYCINDLNSSIENIFLALHREYSLPQSGSNTYLLTLLLQLLVTIYRLRNDEVQLPLNKPAQFLQILHYIHQHYADDITLALLSLTFDWSERHLQRLFHKHTGQTFHHFLQNTRIQKSCELLIQHPQFSIQLIAEQVGYQDTKTFSSVFKRIVGKTPGRYRGRWGVTPSSI; encoded by the coding sequence ATGAAACCTTCCACCGACACCCTGAGCGGCGAATACTTTTTCACAGATAATCTGTTCCTCTATATCAACCGGGTAACGGAAAGTTATCAGCTGGGTCTCCATTCTCATGATTTTATTGAATTTGCATTTGTGGTTGAAGGCAAAGGCTTCCACTACATGGAGGACGAAGTCCAGGCGGCTTATAAAGGGCAGCTGTATTTCATTCCCGTAGGAGTCTCGCATGTCTTTCGTCCGTCCTCGTCCGATCCGCTGAAGGAACCCTTGGTGGTCTACAACTGTGTATTTACACCACAGCTGCTGGATGGCCTCTCCCCTGTGATTTTGGACCCGCCGTTATCCAGTCATCTCAACCAATTGCGGGAACAACGTATCCCCTTCTATTGCATCAACGATCTTAACAGCTCTATCGAAAATATATTTCTGGCGCTCCACAGAGAATACAGCCTCCCGCAGAGCGGCTCCAATACCTATTTGCTGACCCTGCTGCTTCAGCTGCTAGTCACCATTTACCGCTTAAGAAATGATGAAGTCCAGCTTCCGCTGAACAAGCCAGCCCAGTTCCTCCAGATTCTGCACTACATCCATCAGCATTATGCCGACGACATCACACTGGCCCTGCTTTCCCTCACCTTTGACTGGAGCGAACGCCACCTGCAACGCCTGTTCCACAAGCATACCGGCCAGACCTTCCACCACTTCCTGCAGAACACCCGAATCCAAAAAAGCTGCGAGCTGCTTATTCAGCATCCGCAGTTTTCGATTCAGCTCATCGCTGAGCAGGTTGGCTATCAAGACACCAAGACTTTCAGTTCAGTTTTTAAACGAATTGTTGGTAAAACACCGGGGCGGTATCGGGGGAGATGGGGGGTAACTCCTAGCTCAATCTGA
- a CDS encoding DUF5316 family protein, whose product MQFFIYFGLAFILISGIFIGGFTTGYQQRGNFYSEQKEDRKMKRKVANWSALAGIISFAIAGIIHLLN is encoded by the coding sequence ATGCAATTTTTTATTTACTTTGGTCTAGCTTTTATTTTGATTTCTGGCATTTTCATCGGTGGGTTTACAACTGGTTACCAGCAGAGAGGAAATTTCTACTCGGAACAAAAAGAAGACCGTAAAATGAAGAGAAAAGTGGCTAATTGGTCTGCGTTAGCTGGCATTATTTCATTTGCTATAGCTGGTATTATTCATTTATTAAACTAA
- a CDS encoding DUF6809 family protein has product MGTLLEQLYHGNLCPDQNVTSGDPQYRLLSRKTSEAIEAWRKKHSEEEFDELEALLDLYGQTHGMELTSSFTNGFRLGAGILVEVLTGKDELANKISAFPDKTTL; this is encoded by the coding sequence ATGGGGACGCTTTTAGAACAGTTATATCATGGCAATCTGTGCCCTGACCAAAATGTTACATCCGGTGACCCGCAATACCGTCTGTTAAGCCGGAAAACATCAGAAGCTATAGAGGCATGGAGAAAAAAGCATTCCGAAGAGGAATTTGACGAGCTTGAAGCGCTGCTGGACTTGTATGGACAGACACATGGGATGGAATTAACATCATCCTTCACCAACGGTTTTCGTCTGGGGGCAGGCATTCTGGTCGAGGTATTAACTGGCAAAGATGAGCTTGCCAATAAGATAAGCGCCTTTCCAGATAAAACTACGTTATAG
- a CDS encoding MazG nucleotide pyrophosphohydrolase domain-containing protein, protein MDITDFQEWVKQYYQDRGWSDLDIFIRIGFLAEETGEVARAIRALEIGRDRPDESRGTFEDNKKQLTEELGDVLGNLIVIANKYDISLEEIFHSHKTKLAQRYL, encoded by the coding sequence TTGGACATCACTGATTTTCAAGAATGGGTAAAACAGTACTATCAAGACAGAGGTTGGTCGGATTTGGATATTTTCATTCGCATTGGCTTTTTAGCCGAAGAAACGGGAGAGGTGGCGAGAGCCATACGGGCACTGGAGATCGGTAGAGACCGGCCTGATGAGAGCAGGGGAACCTTTGAAGACAATAAAAAGCAATTAACGGAAGAGCTTGGGGATGTGCTTGGCAATCTGATTGTGATCGCAAACAAATATGACATTTCCTTGGAAGAGATATTCCATTCCCATAAGACCAAGCTGGCTCAAAGGTATTTATAA
- a CDS encoding LysR family transcriptional regulator, whose translation MNSYMSINLELYKIFVTIATSGSISKAAKELCTSQPAISQALKQLEEKLGGQLFYRNPKGVSLTVEGELMFQYIEQGYSLMQTAERKFSELKQMHAGQLRISVCSAVCKYDLLQYISKYHQDYPNIKLYIKDESSHEIARQLNVGEIDIGIFNLHNQDESHFNIIKTLQMKDCFVAGATYKHLCEEPISLKKLTENYPLILLQQGGSTREYMDEYFRSHGIGVEPQIELSNMDLMVEFAIQGLGIACTMKDYVQEELQSKLLYELKVTENIPPRSLGITTKKGMPLSTAAQKFIDILGA comes from the coding sequence TTGAATTCTTATATGTCTATTAACCTGGAGCTTTATAAAATTTTTGTTACGATCGCTACATCGGGAAGTATTTCTAAGGCTGCGAAGGAATTATGTACCTCTCAACCCGCAATAAGTCAGGCGTTAAAGCAATTAGAGGAAAAACTGGGTGGTCAGTTATTCTACAGGAATCCAAAAGGGGTCTCTCTCACCGTTGAGGGAGAATTGATGTTTCAATATATCGAGCAGGGTTACAGTCTAATGCAGACAGCCGAACGGAAGTTTTCCGAACTGAAACAGATGCATGCAGGACAATTACGGATATCTGTGTGCAGCGCGGTATGTAAATACGATTTATTACAATATATTAGTAAGTATCATCAGGATTATCCAAACATCAAATTGTATATCAAAGATGAGTCAAGTCATGAAATTGCGAGACAATTAAACGTAGGTGAAATTGATATCGGTATCTTCAATCTCCACAATCAGGATGAAAGTCATTTTAATATCATCAAAACCCTACAAATGAAGGACTGTTTTGTTGCAGGTGCAACATATAAACATCTTTGTGAGGAACCTATTTCCCTTAAAAAACTCACAGAAAATTATCCGCTGATCCTGCTGCAACAAGGCGGGAGCACCAGAGAATACATGGATGAATATTTCCGATCTCACGGAATCGGTGTTGAACCGCAAATCGAGCTTAGCAATATGGATTTGATGGTTGAATTCGCTATCCAAGGATTAGGAATTGCTTGCACTATGAAAGACTATGTTCAAGAAGAATTACAAAGCAAGCTGTTATATGAGTTAAAGGTCACGGAGAATATCCCACCAAGAAGTTTGGGGATCACAACTAAAAAAGGAATGCCCCTATCCACAGCTGCCCAAAAATTTATTGATATTTTGGGTGCATAG
- a CDS encoding CdaR family transcriptional regulator translates to MYELTHHQAQSIVNRMMKDIPYNINIMDQTGIIIGSGNQERIGTLHHGAVKAIKQKKIVEINNDEAMVKKGINLPIELNGKIVGVVGISGEVQETRPFGNLVKSAVILLIDQSMILEKENLKNNLKQEFWSLIINSDTLYTKDLINQALTYNIHLTKPSQIIYVESPDEIAEDITTSLASFKMSKNSLCIVVQETDKMEIFEQQIRNQHPDAFISISNMNDTISDGLVQAKSALRVLRGVYFNEKTIFYSKCEFIADLSKLHRNDTKADRLAHLLEKNDELIQTLQVYLNCNLNANETAGRLMIHRNTLNYRLNKITKVTGKDPKNILELVELIFMLINRIK, encoded by the coding sequence ATGTATGAGTTGACACATCACCAGGCACAGAGCATTGTGAACAGAATGATGAAGGATATTCCATATAATATTAATATTATGGATCAGACAGGGATTATCATCGGGAGCGGAAATCAAGAGAGGATTGGCACACTGCATCATGGTGCGGTGAAAGCCATCAAACAGAAGAAAATCGTAGAAATTAACAACGATGAGGCGATGGTAAAGAAGGGTATTAACTTACCGATCGAATTGAATGGAAAGATTGTCGGAGTGGTAGGCATCAGCGGTGAAGTACAGGAAACAAGACCCTTCGGGAACCTTGTAAAGTCAGCAGTTATTTTGCTAATCGACCAGAGCATGATATTGGAAAAGGAGAATCTGAAAAACAACTTAAAACAGGAGTTTTGGAGCTTAATTATAAATTCGGACACCCTCTATACAAAAGATTTAATAAATCAGGCATTGACCTATAACATACACTTAACTAAACCCTCGCAAATCATATATGTTGAATCTCCTGATGAGATTGCTGAAGATATCACTACAAGCTTGGCATCCTTCAAAATGTCCAAAAATTCGCTGTGCATCGTCGTTCAGGAAACGGATAAGATGGAGATCTTCGAGCAGCAAATTAGAAATCAGCATCCGGATGCTTTCATTTCCATAAGCAATATGAACGATACAATTTCAGACGGGCTTGTACAAGCAAAATCAGCTTTGCGTGTATTGAGAGGTGTTTATTTCAATGAGAAAACCATCTTCTATTCCAAATGTGAGTTTATCGCTGATTTGTCGAAGCTGCACAGAAATGATACCAAGGCAGACCGGCTGGCCCATCTACTTGAAAAGAATGATGAATTGATCCAAACGCTTCAGGTTTATCTCAACTGCAACTTAAACGCCAACGAGACCGCGGGCAGACTTATGATTCACAGGAATACTCTGAACTACAGATTAAACAAGATTACCAAGGTTACAGGCAAAGATCCCAAAAACATTTTAGAGCTCGTGGAGCTGATTTTCATGCTGATCAATCGGATTAAATAA